From one Brachypodium distachyon strain Bd21 chromosome 4, Brachypodium_distachyon_v3.0, whole genome shotgun sequence genomic stretch:
- the LOC100833831 gene encoding probable O-methyltransferase 2, which yields MAPQAPPAIKVPKDAELLQAQADLWRHSLYYLTSMGLRCAIKLGIPTAIHRLGGFASLPDLITALSLPKSKTPFLGRLMRVLVTSGVFASADNNNDELFRLTPRSSILVDGVEADEHYSQTSFVLAATSRHYAEAALGLADWFKKDIVGPVPSPFEDVHGATLFDESTAALDEELDELVNEGLAAHDNLGIGTILRECHDLFKGLDSLTDCCGGDGTTARAIAKAHPHVKCTVLDLPKVIEKAPVDGVVNYVAGDLFHSVPHSQAVMLKLVLHHWSDDDCVKILSQCRSAIPSREEGGKVIIIEIVVGPSMGPIMYEAQLLMDMLMLVNTRGRQRAEKDWRELFMKAGFSDCKIVKKMGARGVFEVYP from the exons ATGGCACCGCAGGCTCCTCCGGCGATCAAGGTCCCCAAGGACGCGGAGCTGCTGCAAGCCCAAGCCGACCTGTGGCGGCACAGCCTCTACTACCTCACCTCCATGGGCCTCCGCTGCGCCATCAAGCTCGGCATCCCGACCGCCATCCACCGCCTCGGCGGCTTCGCCTCGCTCCCGGACCTCATAACCGCGCTCTCCCTCCCCAAAAGCAAGACCcccttcctcggccgcctAATGCGCGTCCTCGTCACTTCCGGCGTCTTCGCCTCCGCTGACAACAACAACGACGAGCTCTTCCGGCTCACCCCGCGGTCCAGCATCTTGGTGGACGGCGTGGAGGCCGACGAGCACTACAGCCAGACGTCCTTCGTGCTCGCCGCCACCTCGCGGCACTACGCCGAGGCGGCCCTGGGCCTCGCTGACTGGTTCAAGAAAGATATTGTTGGACCCGTGCCGTCCCCGTTCGAGGACGTGCATGGCGCCACGCTCTTCGACGAGAGCACGGCGGCGCTGGACGAGGAGCTCGACGAGCTGGTGAACGAGGGCCTGGCCGCCCACGACAACCTTGGCATCGGCACAATACTAAGGGAGTGCCATGACCTTTTCAAGGGGCTGGATTCGCTCACCgactgctgcggcggcgacggcaccACGGCCCGGGCCATCGCCAAGGCCCACCCGCACGTCAAATGCACCGTGCTGGACCTACCCAAGGTGATCGAGAAAGCTCCGGTTGACGGTGTTGTCAACTATGTCGCCGGTGACCTTTTCCACTCTGTTCCACACTCCCAGGCCGTGATGCTCAAG CTTGTGCTGCACCACTGGAGTGACGACGACTGCGTGAAGATCCTGTCCCAGTGTAGGAGCGCCATTCCTTCGCGTGAGGAGGGAGGAAAGGTGATCATCATAGAGATAGTGGTCGGGCCTTCGATGGGCCCAATAATGTATGAGGCCCAGCTTCTGATGGACATGCTCATGCTGGTGAACACGAGGGGCCGTCAGCGGGCCGAGAAGGACTGGCGTGAGCTCTTCATGAAAGCAGGGTTCAGTGACTGCAAGATTGTCAAGAAAATGGGGGCACGAGGTGTCTTCGAAGTCTACCCGTGA